GCCTATTCACTAGTTGAATAATCCTTCTAATATTGGCTTCGGATGGCATCTTGAATGACGTCTCAAATAGTAGGCATGCCGCATTGTAGGATGCCTGCAACCCCATACATTTAGCTCCCACAACCCTTTTTCCCTTTTCCTTTGGGTATGAACCTAAAACATCTACTATTTGCCGGCGGAGCCCTGCTGGGCGCCACGGCCGCGCAGGCGGGTGGCTTCCAGCTCACGCTGGCCGGGCAGAAAAACAACGGCATGGGTGGCGTAGGTACGGGCCTGGCCCTCGATCAGGCCGCCATGTTCTACAACCCCGGCGCGCTGGCTATGGTGCGTGAGCGGGGCGTGCAAATCGGCGTAAATGCTACGCTGGCACGGCAGGCATTTCGGGCGCAGTACGGCGGAGCCGAGCGGCAGCTCGACAACACCGTGAGCACGCCCTTCAACTTCTACGCTGGTTTTGGGCCGGCCGAAGGCAAATGGAAAGCGGGCATCGGCGTGTACACGCCCTTTGGCTCGCGCCTCGATTACGCCGACAACTGGGAAGGCCGCACCGCCCTCACCAGCATCGATCTGAAATCGATTTTTGTGCAGCCCACCGTAAGCTACGCCCTCACCGACCAACTGAGCGTGGGTGCCGGCCTGGTGGTGTTTGCGGCCGGTTCGGTAAACCTGCAACGCGACATTCAGGACCCCGCCCAAGGCAGCATCGAGCTCGACGGCAAAGCCGACACCAAGTTCGGGTGGAACGCGGGCGTGTACTTCAAGCCTTCGGATAAATTCAGCCTCGGCATCAGCCACCGCTCCAAAATGGATGCCGTGGTGTCGGGTGGCGACGTGATTATTTCGGGCGTGAACGCCTCGCTGGCCGACCGCTTTGCCGCCCGCAAGTTCGACGTAACGCTGCCCCTGCCGGCTACCACCACTATTGGTTTGGGCGTGATGCCCACCGAAAAGCTCACCCTGGGCTTCGACGTGAACTACGCCACCTGGAGCCGCTACCAGGAGCTGGTGTTCAACTTTGATGCGCCCATCAACGGCCAGACGGTGTCGCGCTCGCGCCGCGAGTACCAGGATGCCCTCACGTTCCGCCTCGGCGGCCAGTACCAGGTTACCGATGCCCTGACCGTACGCCTGGGCGGTGCCTACGACGAAACGCCGGTGAAAGACGGCTTTGTAACGCCCGAGACCCCCGACAACGACCGCCTGACGGCTACCGCCGGCGTGAGCTACAAGTTTGGCGAGCGGTTCGGGATTGACGTTTCGGCGCAGTACGTGAACATCGCCAAGCGCACCCAAACCCAAGAACAGCTGCAGAACAACGGCGTGGCTACCGACCGCGTGGCCGGTACCTACAAAACCGTTGCCGTAGTACCGGGCTTTGGCCTGAACTACAACTTCTAATCACTTGCATTGCCACCCCTCACCATGTATACGTTTCTGAAAAAAGGAGCTCCGGCGCTGGCTTTGCTAGGCTTGGCGCTCGGCAGCTGCCAGCCCGAGCTGGAAGAGCCCAAGGCTGATGCCGGCTCGTTGGATTTCACCAGCTACGTTGCCATTGGCAACTCCCTGACGGCCGGTTTCCAGGACGGCGGCTTGTACAACGAAGGCATCCGCAGCTCGTACCCGGCGCTGCTGGCCGAGCAGTTCGGCAAAACCGGCCGCGGCCCCGCCAACTTCGTGCAGCCGCTGTTTGCCGACAACTTCTCCGACGGCTCGGGCTACGCCAAGCTGGCCAGCTTCGCCAACGGCACGCCGGTTATTCAGCAACCCAGCCAGGCCAACAACTTCCTGGGCCAGAAGGTAGCCTACACGGGCCGCACCCTGCCCGCGCCGCCGCTGGGCTCGGGCGCCCCCGAGCTGCAGGCCTTTACCGGCAACCAGCCCGATAACCTGGGCGTGCCCGGCATTTCGGTGCTGAGCGCCGACCGCACGGCCTCCGCCAACCCGCTGGTGGCCGGCGCGGCCCAGGCCTACGGCAACCTGAACAACTACTACCAGCGCATTTTGCCCGCCGCCGACCGCGGCACCACCGACTACGTGTCGTTTATCGGCCGTAAGAGCGCCACGTTCTTCACCTGCTGGATGGGCAACAACGACGTGCTGACCTACGCCACCAACGGCGGCGTGGTGGATGCGGGCAACCCCTTCAGCAACCTCACCGACACCACCAGCTTTGGCCGGGGCTACCGCAACATCGTGCGCACCATCTCCAAAAACGGTACGGTAGCCGGCGTGGTGGCCAACATCCCCAACGTAACCAACGTGCCGTACTTCACCACGGTGCGCGTGGCCGATATCAAAGCCCGCTTCCGGGCCGCCAACCCCAACCTGAGCCTGTACATCCAGACGACGGGCACGGGCGGCACCACGGTAGTGCGCGAAGCCACCGACAACGACCTGCTGACGCTGCCCTCGCTGGCCGTTATCGGCACGGCCACCACGGGCAACCCGTTCCCGGTGGGTGCCGGTTTGTCGGCCACGGCGGCCAACCCGCTGCCCAACCGCTTCGTGCTCGATAACACGGAGGCGGCCAGCGTGCAAACCCGCACCACCCAGCTGAACGGTATTATCGCCAAAACGGCCCGCCAGTACAAGGTGGCCCTGGCCGACATGAACACGTTCTTCGGCTCGGTAGCCCTGAGCGGCTTTGCCATCAACGGCACCGTTAACTCGGCCAGCTTCTTGTCGGGCAACCTGTTCTCGCTCGATGGCGTGCACCCCACGCCGCGCGGCTACGCGGTGGTTGCCAACGAGTTCATCCGGACCATCAACACGTACTACGGCACGAGCATCCCGTTCACGAACCCGAACGAATACCGCGGCGTGGTTTTCCCGTAATCGCGCTTAATACCGTACCTAAAGCGGCCAGCAGGAACCCTTCCTGCTGGCCGTTTTGCGTTTGTGCTTCCTGGTGTTGCCCTTGGTTTTTGCAGCTGATATAAGCTCGTTTTTGGCATGAAGATGTGATGCATCGAGCGGGTAATTTCTTACGGGCGGCCCCAGGTCAATGGGGATATAGCACAATCGTGTCGGGGTAAAATTCTGTTTGCGGTGCTTGGCGGGTGTAGAATTGCATCATCATTCACGACCACTCAATACAACCGCTATGAAAACCCTGCGCTTCCCCCTGTACCTGGCCCTAGGTGCCGCCACCCTGCTTACCGCCGCCTGCAAAAAGGACAAGGACAAAGACGAGCCGAAGCCCAAAACCAAAACCGAGCTGCTGACCGACAAAAACTGGATGATGACGGCCCAGACGGTGAGCCCGGCCATGCGCACCAACACGGGGCGCGTCATCACGGATTTGTACGCCGAAATGGACCCCTGCGACCAGGACGACCTGCTGCAGTTTGCCAAACCCGACGCCTACACCCTGAACGAAGGCGCCACCAAGTGCAACCCCAGCGGCCCGCAGTCTTACCCCGGCACGTGGTCGTTTGGCAGCAACGAAAGCACCCTTACGCTGAAACTGGGCAACCAGGACCCGAACACCTACACCGTGCAGGAAATCAGCGACAACACCATGCGCCTCACCGAAAGCGGCACTTCGGGCGGCACCTCGTACACCATCACCTACACGTTCAGCAAGCGCTAAACACGCAGCAACGGCAACGGCCGCTGCCCTAGGTGGGGCAGCGGCCGTTGCAGCTTTGGGCAGACTGCGGCACCTAGGGCATGGGCGTAACGGACTGCAGCTGCGCGGCCAGGTGGCGGGCAATCACCTGCGCGTGGTGCCGGCCGTTCTCGATAAACCAGCGGCTGGTATTGAGGCCGCCGCACACGGTGCCGGCCAGGTACACCCCGGCGCGGTTCGTCTCGAAGGTTTCGTCGTGGTAAGTGGGGGTGCAGGCGCCGTCGTTTTGGGTGCTGATACCTAGGGCCGCGAGCAGGGCGTAATCGGGGCGGTAGCCGGTGAGGGCGTACACGAAGTCGGCGGGCAGGGTGCGGGGGCCTTCGGGCGTAAGCACATCCACCTCGCCGGGCCGGATGGCCCGCACCGTGGTGTGGTAGTAACAGCCGATGCGGCCTTCGGCAATGCGGTTAAGCAAATCGGGCCGCAGCCAGTACTTCACCGACTGCGATATTTCGGCGCCGCGCACCACCAAAGTGGCCTGGGCGCCCGAACGGTTGAGCGCCAACGCGGCCTTGGCTGCCGAGTTTTTAGCCCCCACCACCACTACGCGCTGGCCCGCGTGGGCGTAGGGCTCTTTGTAGTAATAGCTTACGTGCGGCAAATCGGCCCCCGGCACGCTCAGGCGGTTGGGTACGTCGAAAAAGCCCGTGGCCACAATTACGCGGCCGGCCTGCAGCTGCCCGCGCCCGGTGTGCAGGGTAAAGTTGCCGGCTTCGCCCGCGAGGCGCAGCACGCGCTCGTAGAGGCGCAGGGTAAGGCGCTCGGCTTCGGCCACGCGGCGGTAGTAGTCGAGGGCTTCTTCGCGCAGGGGTTTGTAGTTGCCCGTCACGAAGGGGTAGCCGCCGATTTCGAGCAGCTCGGGCGTCGAGAAGAACTCCATGTTGGTAGGGTAGCCCACTACCGAGTTCACGAGGGCGCCTTTATCCACCACGCAGGTGCGCAGCCCCAGGCGCTGGGTTTCGATGGCGCAGGCCAGGCCTACCGGGCCGGCGCCCACTACCACCACGTCGAAAAGGCTATCAGCAACAGTATTTTCCATAAGCGAATTGGATACAGCGGCGCGGGCAAAGATGTTCGCTGGAAGCGCCGTTTTCGCCAGCCCCAGGCCAGCCCTTTCGGGCGCAATAGTTGAGCTAACAGTGCTTTAACAGGGCTCAATAACGCTTATACTTGTAGGTATTTCCCTGGCCTCACCTGTTGCATATGAAAAAAGCTCGACTCCTTTATTACTCTACCTTGTTGGTTGCCGGCTGCACCTTTACGGCCTGCGAAGACGATGCGGAACTGCCCAACAAAACCGACCTGCTGACCGGCAAAGACTGGAAAATGACGGCCGCTTCGGTAGCGCCCGGCATCCCCGATGGCAACGGCGGCACCATCCGCGACGTGTACGCCCGCTACCCCTCGTGCCGCCAGGACGACCTGCTGCGCTTCGAAACGCCCAGTACGCTAAAGGAGCTGAGCGGCCCCTCGATGTGCACCGGCGACGTGGCGAGCAAAACCGGCACGTGGTCGTTCAGCAGCGACCAAAAACAGCTGTACCTCGTGCGCCAAGGCAAATCCACGACCGACGATTATTCAGTAGATGAGCTAACCAGCTCATCCATGCGGCTGAAAACCACCGAGCGCAGCAACGGCGTCGACTACACGTTTACCTATACGTACGCCAGGCAGTAAACGCTCCTGAACTGCCAGCAAGCCCGGGCCACCTAGGTGGCCCGGGCTTGCTGTTTATGCACGGGTAATCGGGGTAAGCCAACCAGCGTTGTGTGCACTTGGCATTAATGTTGAGCTGACTTTAAGCCAATCCAACCACCTAGAACACTTATTCCCGATGAAGAATTCACCCCTGTTTGGCGCTTTGGCAATAGCACTGACACTTGGCGCCTGCAAAAAAGACGACGAGAAACCCAAGTCGAAAACCGAGTTGCTGACGGCGAAGAACTGGCGTATCACGGAAGACAAACGCACCACCGCCACCAGCACGCAATCGACCACGACCGATGCTTACGCCTCGTACCAGGAGTGCATGAAGGACGACTTTGTGAAGTACAATACCAACAAGCAGGTGGAGTTTAACAAAGGCACCACAAAGTGCTCGGCCACCGAAGCGCAAAGCCAAACCAACAATTGGGATTTCACTGCCGACGAAACCAAGCTGA
The sequence above is drawn from the Hymenobacter sp. YIM 151858-1 genome and encodes:
- a CDS encoding OmpP1/FadL family transporter, with amino-acid sequence MNLKHLLFAGGALLGATAAQAGGFQLTLAGQKNNGMGGVGTGLALDQAAMFYNPGALAMVRERGVQIGVNATLARQAFRAQYGGAERQLDNTVSTPFNFYAGFGPAEGKWKAGIGVYTPFGSRLDYADNWEGRTALTSIDLKSIFVQPTVSYALTDQLSVGAGLVVFAAGSVNLQRDIQDPAQGSIELDGKADTKFGWNAGVYFKPSDKFSLGISHRSKMDAVVSGGDVIISGVNASLADRFAARKFDVTLPLPATTTIGLGVMPTEKLTLGFDVNYATWSRYQELVFNFDAPINGQTVSRSRREYQDALTFRLGGQYQVTDALTVRLGGAYDETPVKDGFVTPETPDNDRLTATAGVSYKFGERFGIDVSAQYVNIAKRTQTQEQLQNNGVATDRVAGTYKTVAVVPGFGLNYNF
- a CDS encoding SGNH/GDSL hydrolase family protein, with translation MYTFLKKGAPALALLGLALGSCQPELEEPKADAGSLDFTSYVAIGNSLTAGFQDGGLYNEGIRSSYPALLAEQFGKTGRGPANFVQPLFADNFSDGSGYAKLASFANGTPVIQQPSQANNFLGQKVAYTGRTLPAPPLGSGAPELQAFTGNQPDNLGVPGISVLSADRTASANPLVAGAAQAYGNLNNYYQRILPAADRGTTDYVSFIGRKSATFFTCWMGNNDVLTYATNGGVVDAGNPFSNLTDTTSFGRGYRNIVRTISKNGTVAGVVANIPNVTNVPYFTTVRVADIKARFRAANPNLSLYIQTTGTGGTTVVREATDNDLLTLPSLAVIGTATTGNPFPVGAGLSATAANPLPNRFVLDNTEAASVQTRTTQLNGIIAKTARQYKVALADMNTFFGSVALSGFAINGTVNSASFLSGNLFSLDGVHPTPRGYAVVANEFIRTINTYYGTSIPFTNPNEYRGVVFP
- a CDS encoding lipocalin family protein, which codes for MKTLRFPLYLALGAATLLTAACKKDKDKDEPKPKTKTELLTDKNWMMTAQTVSPAMRTNTGRVITDLYAEMDPCDQDDLLQFAKPDAYTLNEGATKCNPSGPQSYPGTWSFGSNESTLTLKLGNQDPNTYTVQEISDNTMRLTESGTSGGTSYTITYTFSKR
- a CDS encoding YpdA family putative bacillithiol disulfide reductase, which codes for MENTVADSLFDVVVVGAGPVGLACAIETQRLGLRTCVVDKGALVNSVVGYPTNMEFFSTPELLEIGGYPFVTGNYKPLREEALDYYRRVAEAERLTLRLYERVLRLAGEAGNFTLHTGRGQLQAGRVIVATGFFDVPNRLSVPGADLPHVSYYYKEPYAHAGQRVVVVGAKNSAAKAALALNRSGAQATLVVRGAEISQSVKYWLRPDLLNRIAEGRIGCYYHTTVRAIRPGEVDVLTPEGPRTLPADFVYALTGYRPDYALLAALGISTQNDGACTPTYHDETFETNRAGVYLAGTVCGGLNTSRWFIENGRHHAQVIARHLAAQLQSVTPMP